The following is a genomic window from Sporosarcina jeotgali.
ACGGGGAATTCCTTTCTAAGGAAGATCTTCAGCGCCGCGGACGTGTTTCCAAAACAATTACAGAATACATGGATTCGCTCGGCTGCCTGGAAGGATTGCCGGAAATGAATCAGCTGTCATTGTTCTAAGCAAGGAAGTAATACGACACCGCGCATTTGGATAATTTGCGCAAGGGTTGAACGTATGGTATAATTGAAACAACTTTTGCTATAGTCTTACGCGAAAAGAGTGGGATTCCCCGCTCTTTTCTGTTGTCTGCCATTATTATGCAAGCAAATTACAACCTGCAAGGGAGGGGTAAGATGAGTAAAATTACAGAAGAAGTAGAAATGTTAGCACTCCCGATTGTCAATGAGTTATCGCTTGAACTAGTCGACATTGAGTTTTTGAAAGAAGGAAGAGATTGGTTTTTGCGCGTCTACATTGATACGCAGGAAGGGAATATCGACATACTTCAATGTGCACAAGTAAGTGAACGTCTGAGTGAAGAACTGGACCGTACAGATCCGATTCCGCAAAACTACTTCTTGGAAGTTTCATCTCCAGGGGCAGAGCGTCCGCTTAAAAAAGAGCAGGATTACGAAAAAGCGGTTGGCCAGTATATTTATGTGAAAACTTATGAGCCAGTTAAAGATATGAAAGAATTCGAAGGGCACCTTTTAGTCAATGAACCAGATGCTATAGAACTTCAAATTCGTATTAAAACCCGTACATTGACAGTCAGAATCGATAAGCAAAAGATTGCTGTTGCAAGATATGCAATCGACTTTTCTGCATAATTGAATATTCAGGAGTGATGAACATGAGTAGCGATCTTCTCGATGCATTAACAGCATTAGAAAAGCAAAAAGGCATATCTAGAGAGGTACTAGTGGATGCGATTGAAGCGGCACTCGTAACTGCGTACAAACGAAACTTTAATCAAGCTCAAAACGTGCGCGTGGATTTGAACTTAGGAGTAGGAACTATTAAAGTGTTTTCACGTAAAGATGTCGTTGGAGAAGAAGTGGAAGATGACCGTCTGCAAATTACGCTTGAAGATGCTTTGCTTATAAACCCAGCGTATGAAGTCGGCGACATTGTGGAGCAAGAAGTGACACCTCGCGACTTTGGACGAATTGCTGCTCAAACAGCGAAGCAAGTCGTTACCCAGCGTGTCCGTGAAGCTGAACGCGGTCTTATCTATGAAGAATATATCGACCGTGAAGACGATATTGTCAATGGAATTGTAGAGCGCTTTGACGCGCGCAACTTGTATGTAGGGTTAGGGAAAGTAGAAGCTGTACTTCCTATGACCGAGCAAATCGCTTCTGAAACATACAACCCGCATGAACGTATCAAAGTGTACATTACAAAAGTGGAACGCACTTCACGCGGACCGCAAGTGTTTGTATCTCGAACACACCCTGGACTTTTGCGCCGTCTATTTGAAATGGAAGTTCCTGAAATCTTTGAAGGAATTGTAGAAATCAAATCGATCGCCAGAGAAGCGGGCGACCGTTCAAAAATCTCTGTCTTTACAACGAACGAAGAAGTGGATCCTGTAGGTTCTTGTGTGGGTGCACGCGGAGCACGCGTTCAATCGATTTCAAATGAACTTAATGGTGAAAAAGTCGATATTGTGGAATGGTCAGAAGATCCAGTAATCTTTGTTGCAAACGCATTAAGCCCTTCTAAAGTATTGGACGTTCATGTTGAAGAAGAAGATCGTTCGACAACGGTAGTGGTTCCGGATTATCAATTATCACTGGCAATCGGTAAGCGTGGTCAAAATGCACGATTAGCTGCCAAGTTGACGGGCTGGAAAATTGACATTAAAAGTGAAACAGATGCGCGTGAACTAGGAATCTATCCTCGATTTGAAGAAGAATTCCAAGCTGATGAAGCAGACGTTGATGAAGCAGATGTTTATTCTGATGAAGAGACTGCGCTTGATTCGACTGAAGAAACAGAAGAAGTCGAGACAGATTCGATCGACTTGTATCAAGACGAACATCAATAAGAAGTAACGAGAGGGTGCATACGCATGGCAGTCAATAATCGAAAAGTGCCGTTGCGCAAGTGTGCAGCTACCGGCCAAATGTTTCCTAAGAAAGACATGATCCGGATTGTCCGCACAAAAGAAGGAGAAATATCCGTCGATTTGACAGGTAAAAAATCCGGACGCGGAACGTATGTATCAAAATCTGAAGCAGCCGTAGAAAAAGCGCAATCGACTCGTGCAATTGAGAGTCAATTGGGCAGCGCTGTTCCGGAACAAGTGTATGCAGATTTATTACATGCGATTCGGAGAGAGGCAATTAAATGATTTCTACAGAAACTAAGATTTTTCAATTACTAGGTTTAGCAGCTCGGGCAAGAATGCTGACGACAGGCGAAGAGCTTGTCGTCTCTGAAGTTCGAGCACAGAAAGCAAAACTTGTTATACTATCAGAAGACGCATCTGACAATACGAAAAAGAAACTGTCGGATAAATGTAATAGCTACAACGTTGAGAAGCATGTTTTTGGGAGCCGCGAAGCACTCGGGCATGCAATCGGAAAAGAGTCGCGGGTCGTCCTCGCGGTAACGGACAGCGGTTTTGCTAAAAAGCTGTCTTCGCTCCTCAACGAATTATAACGGGGGTGGGCTAATGACGAAAATACGTGTACATGAATACGCGAAGAAGGTTAACAAATCAAGCAAAGAGGTCATTGAGGAACTAGGTAAAATGAATGTGGATGTTTCGAACCATATGTCAATGATCGATACAAGTTCTGCAGAAAAATTGGATAAGAAGTTTTCAGCTTCGAAAAGTACTTCATCCAACAATCAAAGTGCGTCTCGTCCGCAAGGTCAAAATACGAGTCGTCCACAAAGCCAAACGGGCAGCCGTCCGCAGGGACAAAGCAATAGCCGCCCGCAAGGTCAAACAGGCAGCCGTCCGCAGGGACAAAGCAATAGCCGTCCGCAAGGCCAAACAGGCAACCGTCCGCAGGGACAAGGCAATAACCGTCCGCAAGGCCAAGGCAGCAATCGCCCAGCGGGTCAAACGGGTAACCGTCCTCAAGGACAAAACACGAATCGTCCGCAGAGCCAAGGCGGCAATAGCCGTCCACAAGGGCAGTCTGCTAATCGTCCTCAGGGACAAACAAGCAGCCGTCCATCAAGCGGCGGTCAGGGTACTCCATCAACTGGAGGACAAAATCGTCCTAACCAAGGGCCATCTTCACAAAACCGACAAGGCGGCGGAGGCAATCGCCGTGGCGGACGTCCGCCAGCACGCGGTATAAACCAGGGCCGCCGCAGACATCGTCCGGCGAACCCAATGCCAAAAGTGGAAAAGCCGTTACCGGAAAAAATCACATTTTACGAATCTGCCTCTGTTGGGGAACTTGCAAACAAGCTCGGCCGGGAACCTTCAGAAATCATTAAAAAGTTATTCCTTCTTGGTGTAATGGCTACCATTAACCAAGAGCTTGATAAAGATGCGATTGAACTAATCTGTGCAGAGTATGATGTAGAAGTTGAAGAGGAAATCCGCATTGATGTAACGGATCTTGAAATCTATTTCGAAGATCCAGATACAGATGATGAGGCAGTTGAATCGAATACAGAAGCTATCGAACGACCTCCTGTCGTTACAATCATGGGACACGTTGACCATGGTAAAACGACATTACTTGATTCAATTAGAGACACGAAAGTCACTCAAGGCGAAGCTGGCGGAATCACTCAGCACATCGGAGCATACCAAATTAATTCCAATGGAAAAAAGATCACGTTCCTTGATACACCAGGACACGCAGCATTTACAACTATGCGTGCGCGCGGTGCCAAAGTAACTGACCTGACTATCCTTGTTGTTGCTGCGGATGACGGTGTTATGCCACAAACGGTTGAAGCGATTAACCATGCGAAAGCTGCAGAAGTTCCTATTATTGTTGCAGTCAACAAAATGGATAAACCATCTGCTAATCCAGATCGTGTTATGCAAGAATTAACTGAACACGGTTTAGTTTCTGAGGCTTGGGGCGGAGATACAATCTTTGTTGAAATTTCTGCGCTTAAAGGTGAAGGAATTGACCAGTTGATTGAAATGATTCTTCTTGTTGCAGAAGTTGCTGAATTGAAAGCCGATCCAAGCGTTCGTGCTAAAGGAACAGTTATTGAAGCTCAACTCGATCGCGGCCGCGGTGCAGTTGCATCCTTGCTCGTTCAAGATGGTACACTTCGCGTCGGTGATCCTGTTGTTGTCGGAAACACATTTGGCCGTGTACGAGCTATGATCAATGACGTTGGCCGCCGTGTTAAAGAAGCCGGTCCATCTGCTCCTGTAGAAATCACAGGTCTTAGCAATGTGCCTCAAGCAGGTGACCGTTTTGTAGTCTTCAAAGATGAGAAAACAGCCCGTCAAATTGGTGAAAGCCGTGCTGGCGAAGCGATTCAGGAACAGCGTACTGAAAAAACGCGTGTTACTTTGGATAACTTGTTTGATCAGATGAAAGAAGGCGAAATGAAGGAATTGAACCTGATTGTTAAGGCAGACGTTCAAGGTACTGTCGAGGCAATGGCAGCTTCATTAATGAAGATTGATGTAGAAGGCGTCAATGTTAAAATCATTCATACAGGTGCCGGAGCAATCAACGAATCTGATATTTCCTTAGCAGCTGCATCAAATGCAATTGTCATTGGTTTCAACGTACGCCCAGATGTCAATGCTAAACGTGCCGCTGATGAAGAAGGCGTCGACATTCGTCTGCACCGTGTAATTTATAAAGTTGTAGAGGAAATCGAATCTGCAATGAAAGGTATGCTTGACCCTGAATTCGAAGAAAAAATTATCGGTCAAGTTGAAGTCCGTGAAACATTCAAAGTTTCTAAAATCGGTACTATCGCCGGAAGTTATGTAACTGACGGTAAAATAACAAGAGACTCCGGGGTTCGCATTTACCGGGACAACATCGTTATTTTTGAAGGGGAACTCGATACATTGAAACGCTTCAAAGATGATGCAAAAGAAGTCGCAAAAGGATACGAATGCGGTATCACGATTAAGAACTTTAACGATGTTAAAGAAGGCGACATCATCGAACCATTCATCATGCAGGAAATTAAGCGCGTGTGATTGTTTACGCAGAGTGTTCGTTCATCATTCCAATGGCGGCTTCTCTAAAAGATAAACGTTCCGTGCTGAAACGTATGATCGATCGTGTGAAAAATGGGTATAATGTTTCTATAGCTGAATTGGATCACCAAGATCTCTGGCAGCGTACAACACTTGGGGTTGTCGCAATTGCTTCTTCAACCGAAGCTGCTGAACGTGAAATTCATCGCGTTCAGCGATTTCTTGAGTCCAATCCAGATTGGGAACTAACTGAAATACAGATTGACTATCCAGGATAGTGAAGCGGGGTGAAACTCCATGTCAATGCGTGTTAATCGAGTAGCAGAACAAATGAAAAAAGAACTCGGTGATATTATAGGTCAGCGTTTGAAAGATCCTCGCATTGGTTTCGTCACAGTAACCGATGTGGAAGTAACAGGGGACCTTCAACAAGCAACTATCTATATTTCTGTTCTTGGAAAAGATTCTGAGAAAGAAGCGTCACTAGAAGGGCTTAAGAAAGCAAAAGGATTCATCCGTTCTGAAATCGGAAAACGGATCCGTTTGAGAAAAACACCAGAAATCGATTTCGCGTTTGATGAATCCGTCGCATACGGCAACCGAATCGAATCACTTCTACGTGATGTGAAGGAAGACGAGTCGGACAATTAAACAAATGGGATCGGTATCCAATTGGATTTCCGGTCCCTTTTTCATTTTACATAGTGCTTGAACTAACCTATAGAAGGAGGCGATGATATGGACGGAATCCTGCCCCTATGGAAAGAAAAAGGGATGACCTCACATGATTGTGTATTTAAATTACGGAAAATCCTTCGTACGAAAAAAGTCGGGCACACTGGAACTCTTGACCCGAGTGTAGAGGGCGTCCTGCCGATTTGCATCGGGTCTGCCACAAAAGTCGCATCTTACATCACAGATTCAGGAAAAGAATACATTGCTGAGGTATCTATTGGAACTGCGACTGAAACTGAAGATGCTGATGGAGATGTCGTCAAGAATGATGCATCGGACAAGGTCATTACTCGTGTACAAGTACTGCAGGCTCTAGATACTTTGACTGGACATATTACACAAATTCCTCCTATGTATTCAGCTGTTAAAGTGAACGGAAGAAAACTTTATGAGTATGCAAGGAAAGGAATAGAAGTTGAGCGTCCAGAACGCAAAGTACACATCCATAAAATCGAGTTATTAAGTGAAGATGAACAATTCGAAGGAATCGAACCCCGCTTTACGATTAAGGTATCCTGCGGGAAAGGGACATATATTCGTACGCTTGCAGTTCAAATTGGAGAACAGCTTGGGTATCCTGCACATATGTCCCATTTAGTAAGGACGGCTTCAGGAACATATAAGCAAACCGACTGCCGTACGCTAGATGAAGTCCGGGAGCTTCAGGAAACTGGAAGCCTGAAATCATTCTTAAGACCGCTGGAGTCTGCTTTAGAGGGAATTGTTCAAGTACAATTAGATGACAATGAAGAATTGCTGACCAAAGTTCTAAATGGCCAAGTTCTTCCTCTTCACCCGATACTCGAAACAGAGGACGAAGCAGTATTTACGGAACACGGCAGAGCTCTCGCTGTGTATGCGCCGCATCCAGAAAAAACAGGGCTGATGAAACCTGTCAAGATGTTTCTTGCGAATCGAGAAGAGGAGAGGACAAACGATGGAAACTATTGAGTTGCGAATTGATCGTGGTATTACTAAGATCATTGAAAAAGAATTCTCGTTAGCCATCGGTTTTTTCGATGGACTGCACAAAGGTCATCAGACAGTTATACAACAAGCAATTGATACCTCAAAGAACCTTGGAATTGCTTCCGCCGTAATGACGTTTAATCCTCATCCATCCCATCTATTTGCAGGTGAACATGAAAAAATTGGCTACATTACTCCTTTGGAGGAAAAACAGCGGATCTTAAGCGAAATGGGAATCGACACGTTATTTATCGTAGCATTCGATCAAAGTCTCGCTAGCTTGACTCCTGAGGAATTTGTTGATCAAGTGTTAAGAAATTTGAATGTTCGTCATGTAACAGCTGGATTTGACTTCACATTCGGCGCGAAAGGAAAAGGTACAATGGAACAGATGGAATCGTTAGCAAATGGAGATTTCGGCACGACAAGCGTCGAAAAAGTAGCTGAGGAAGAGGAGAAGGTTTCATCCACACGCATTCGTAAATTACTGTCAGACGGAGAAGTAGCAAAAACTGCATCGCTTCTTGGCCGTCCTTTTCGTTCAATCGGTACAGTGGTTGACGGGGACAAACGCGGACGGCAACTAGGTTTTCCAACTGCTAATATTATTCCAGGCGCTGAACTTATAGTCCCTCAAAACGGCGTCTATGCAGTACGGTTCACAGCAGATGGAATTACTTATGATGGCGTCTGTAATATTGGCGTTAAGCCGACTTTTGATCATCCGGATGAAGCACGTAAAACGATTGAAGTGAATGTCTTTGATTTCGACGGGGATCTATATGGCAAAAAGGTGATAGTTGACTGGATAGATCATATCAGATCTGAACAGAAATTCGATTCAATCGATATGCTGATCAAACAGATTGCAGAAGACAAGGAAACAGCAAAAAAAATCCTTTCAAAAAAAGACTGAAGGTTGCAGTCGTAAGATGTGCATGCTATGATAGTCAAGTGTACAGTGTACACGAACCTTTCCTTGGCATTACGATTCACCAACGGCTGCTTGGGACTTGGGGATATTAAAGAATGGGAGGTGACTAGGATGGCTATTACACAAGAGCGTAAACATGAATTGATCAACGAATTCAAAACTCATGAAAACGACACAGGGTCTGCAGATGTTCAGATCGCTATCCTTACTGAAGAGATCAACAACTTGAACGAGCACTTGCGTTCACACAAGAAGGATAACCACTCACGCCGCGGTCTTTATAAGATGGTCGGTACACGTCGTCGTCTTTTGAAGTACTTGCGTGAAACAGAAGTTGCACGTTACCGTGATCTAATTGCTAAACTCGGCCTGCGCCGTTAATATTGACAACCGAAAAAGCGGGCTCTGCCCGCTTTTTTCTATGCAAACGAATGGTTTTTCAACCTTCTTTGCTTCCTAAATCCCATTACTTAACGATATATTTCGCAAACCATTGCTTAATTTGATACACTATTATGTAATACATACTTCGTATTCAAAGGATGTAAACCGAGAGGAGATCAATCATGACAGAACACAAAAAGTTTACAATGGATTGGGCTGGCAGAGAGCTTACAATCGAAACAGGACAACTTGCTAAGCAAGCAAACGGGGCGGTTTTCGTACGCTACGGAGAAACAACAGTCCTCTCTACTGCAACAGCTTCTAAAAAGCCGAAAGCACTGGATTTCTTCCCCCTTACTGTGAATTATGAAGAACGACTATATGCAGTTGGTAAAATCCCAGGAGGATTCATCAAGCGTGAAGGACGTCCTTCTGAAAAAGCGATTTTGACGAGCCGTTTAATTGACCGTCCAATCCGACCGCTATTCCCAGAAGGATTCCGAAATGACTTGCAAGTCATTTCGCTAGTAATGTCAGTGGACCAGGACTGTTCGTCAGAAATGGCAGCAATGATCGGTTCATCACTTGCAATTTCCATTTCAGATATTCCATTTGATGGTCCGATTGCAGGCGTTCAAATCGGTCGTTTGAATGGCGAATTCATCGTCAATCCTACACCGGCACAGCTTGAAGCGAGCGAGCTTGACCTCGTAGTAGCTGGAACAAAAGATGCAATCAACATGGTGGAAGCAGGCGCGAAAGAAGTGTCTGAAGATATTATGCTGGAGGCAATCATGTTCGGCCATGAAGAGATCAAAAAACTCGTTGCCTTCCAAGAGAAAATCATTGCAGAAGTAGGCAAAGAAAAGATGGAGATCGAATTATTCCAACTCGATCAGGATCTCGTTACTGCGATTAAAGAGAGCTGTAACAGCGACTTGGTACAAGCAATCCAGACAGAAGAAAAGCATGCCCGTGAAGAAGCAATCACTGCTGTGAAAAACGAAGTGATTGCTCGTTACGAAGAGAACGAAGCGGATGACGCGACTATGAAACAAGTCCGCAACGTATTGGAAAAGCTTGTGAAAGATGAAGTCCGTCGTCTGATTACAGATGAAAAGGTCCGTCCGGATGGACGTGGACTTGAAGAAATCCGTCCACTTTCTTCTGAAACAGGCATTCTTCCTAGAGCGCACGGTTCAGGTCTATTTACACGCGGACAAACTCAAGCGCTTAGCGTATGTACATTAGGTGCTCTTGGTGAAGTACAAATTATTGATGGGCTGGGGCTGGAAGAAACAAAACGCTTCATGCACCACTATAACTTCCCGAACTTCAGTGTGGGTGAAACAGGCCCAATCCGTGCTCCAGGACGTCGTGAAATTGGTCACGGTGCACTGGGAGAGCGCGCACTCTCAACAATTATTCCAGATGAAAAAGAATTCCCATATACGATTCGTCTTGTAGCTGAAGTTCTAGAATCTAACG
Proteins encoded in this region:
- the rimP gene encoding ribosome maturation factor RimP; amino-acid sequence: MSKITEEVEMLALPIVNELSLELVDIEFLKEGRDWFLRVYIDTQEGNIDILQCAQVSERLSEELDRTDPIPQNYFLEVSSPGAERPLKKEQDYEKAVGQYIYVKTYEPVKDMKEFEGHLLVNEPDAIELQIRIKTRTLTVRIDKQKIAVARYAIDFSA
- the nusA gene encoding transcription termination factor NusA, which produces MSSDLLDALTALEKQKGISREVLVDAIEAALVTAYKRNFNQAQNVRVDLNLGVGTIKVFSRKDVVGEEVEDDRLQITLEDALLINPAYEVGDIVEQEVTPRDFGRIAAQTAKQVVTQRVREAERGLIYEEYIDREDDIVNGIVERFDARNLYVGLGKVEAVLPMTEQIASETYNPHERIKVYITKVERTSRGPQVFVSRTHPGLLRRLFEMEVPEIFEGIVEIKSIAREAGDRSKISVFTTNEEVDPVGSCVGARGARVQSISNELNGEKVDIVEWSEDPVIFVANALSPSKVLDVHVEEEDRSTTVVVPDYQLSLAIGKRGQNARLAAKLTGWKIDIKSETDARELGIYPRFEEEFQADEADVDEADVYSDEETALDSTEETEEVETDSIDLYQDEHQ
- the rnpM gene encoding RNase P modulator RnpM, with amino-acid sequence MAVNNRKVPLRKCAATGQMFPKKDMIRIVRTKEGEISVDLTGKKSGRGTYVSKSEAAVEKAQSTRAIESQLGSAVPEQVYADLLHAIRREAIK
- a CDS encoding YlxQ family RNA-binding protein; translated protein: MISTETKIFQLLGLAARARMLTTGEELVVSEVRAQKAKLVILSEDASDNTKKKLSDKCNSYNVEKHVFGSREALGHAIGKESRVVLAVTDSGFAKKLSSLLNEL
- the infB gene encoding translation initiation factor IF-2; its protein translation is MTKIRVHEYAKKVNKSSKEVIEELGKMNVDVSNHMSMIDTSSAEKLDKKFSASKSTSSNNQSASRPQGQNTSRPQSQTGSRPQGQSNSRPQGQTGSRPQGQSNSRPQGQTGNRPQGQGNNRPQGQGSNRPAGQTGNRPQGQNTNRPQSQGGNSRPQGQSANRPQGQTSSRPSSGGQGTPSTGGQNRPNQGPSSQNRQGGGGNRRGGRPPARGINQGRRRHRPANPMPKVEKPLPEKITFYESASVGELANKLGREPSEIIKKLFLLGVMATINQELDKDAIELICAEYDVEVEEEIRIDVTDLEIYFEDPDTDDEAVESNTEAIERPPVVTIMGHVDHGKTTLLDSIRDTKVTQGEAGGITQHIGAYQINSNGKKITFLDTPGHAAFTTMRARGAKVTDLTILVVAADDGVMPQTVEAINHAKAAEVPIIVAVNKMDKPSANPDRVMQELTEHGLVSEAWGGDTIFVEISALKGEGIDQLIEMILLVAEVAELKADPSVRAKGTVIEAQLDRGRGAVASLLVQDGTLRVGDPVVVGNTFGRVRAMINDVGRRVKEAGPSAPVEITGLSNVPQAGDRFVVFKDEKTARQIGESRAGEAIQEQRTEKTRVTLDNLFDQMKEGEMKELNLIVKADVQGTVEAMAASLMKIDVEGVNVKIIHTGAGAINESDISLAAASNAIVIGFNVRPDVNAKRAADEEGVDIRLHRVIYKVVEEIESAMKGMLDPEFEEKIIGQVEVRETFKVSKIGTIAGSYVTDGKITRDSGVRIYRDNIVIFEGELDTLKRFKDDAKEVAKGYECGITIKNFNDVKEGDIIEPFIMQEIKRV
- a CDS encoding DUF503 domain-containing protein yields the protein MIVYAECSFIIPMAASLKDKRSVLKRMIDRVKNGYNVSIAELDHQDLWQRTTLGVVAIASSTEAAEREIHRVQRFLESNPDWELTEIQIDYPG
- the rbfA gene encoding 30S ribosome-binding factor RbfA, translated to MSMRVNRVAEQMKKELGDIIGQRLKDPRIGFVTVTDVEVTGDLQQATIYISVLGKDSEKEASLEGLKKAKGFIRSEIGKRIRLRKTPEIDFAFDESVAYGNRIESLLRDVKEDESDN
- the truB gene encoding tRNA pseudouridine(55) synthase TruB, which encodes MDGILPLWKEKGMTSHDCVFKLRKILRTKKVGHTGTLDPSVEGVLPICIGSATKVASYITDSGKEYIAEVSIGTATETEDADGDVVKNDASDKVITRVQVLQALDTLTGHITQIPPMYSAVKVNGRKLYEYARKGIEVERPERKVHIHKIELLSEDEQFEGIEPRFTIKVSCGKGTYIRTLAVQIGEQLGYPAHMSHLVRTASGTYKQTDCRTLDEVRELQETGSLKSFLRPLESALEGIVQVQLDDNEELLTKVLNGQVLPLHPILETEDEAVFTEHGRALAVYAPHPEKTGLMKPVKMFLANREEERTNDGNY
- a CDS encoding bifunctional riboflavin kinase/FAD synthetase — translated: METIELRIDRGITKIIEKEFSLAIGFFDGLHKGHQTVIQQAIDTSKNLGIASAVMTFNPHPSHLFAGEHEKIGYITPLEEKQRILSEMGIDTLFIVAFDQSLASLTPEEFVDQVLRNLNVRHVTAGFDFTFGAKGKGTMEQMESLANGDFGTTSVEKVAEEEEKVSSTRIRKLLSDGEVAKTASLLGRPFRSIGTVVDGDKRGRQLGFPTANIIPGAELIVPQNGVYAVRFTADGITYDGVCNIGVKPTFDHPDEARKTIEVNVFDFDGDLYGKKVIVDWIDHIRSEQKFDSIDMLIKQIAEDKETAKKILSKKD
- the rpsO gene encoding 30S ribosomal protein S15 codes for the protein MAITQERKHELINEFKTHENDTGSADVQIAILTEEINNLNEHLRSHKKDNHSRRGLYKMVGTRRRLLKYLRETEVARYRDLIAKLGLRR
- the pnp gene encoding polyribonucleotide nucleotidyltransferase, with the translated sequence MTEHKKFTMDWAGRELTIETGQLAKQANGAVFVRYGETTVLSTATASKKPKALDFFPLTVNYEERLYAVGKIPGGFIKREGRPSEKAILTSRLIDRPIRPLFPEGFRNDLQVISLVMSVDQDCSSEMAAMIGSSLAISISDIPFDGPIAGVQIGRLNGEFIVNPTPAQLEASELDLVVAGTKDAINMVEAGAKEVSEDIMLEAIMFGHEEIKKLVAFQEKIIAEVGKEKMEIELFQLDQDLVTAIKESCNSDLVQAIQTEEKHAREEAITAVKNEVIARYEENEADDATMKQVRNVLEKLVKDEVRRLITDEKVRPDGRGLEEIRPLSSETGILPRAHGSGLFTRGQTQALSVCTLGALGEVQIIDGLGLEETKRFMHHYNFPNFSVGETGPIRAPGRREIGHGALGERALSTIIPDEKEFPYTIRLVAEVLESNGSSSQASICASTMAMMNAGVPIKAPVAGIAMGLVKKGDNYSVLSDIQGMEDHLGDMDFKVAGTSEGITALQMDIKIDGLSRQILEEALAQAKIGRMKILGHMLETIAQPAEELSKYAPKIIMIHINPDKIRDVIGPGGKVINKIIEETGVKIDTEQDGTIYISSPDSEMNDKAKKMIENIVREAKVGEYYMAKVKRIEKFGAFLELFPGKDGLLHISEIQEERTKAVEDVMKLGDELFVKVIEIDNQGRVNLSRKIVIKEEKEKAEQKGE